One genomic window of Halorubrum hochsteinianum includes the following:
- a CDS encoding asparaginase domain-containing protein yields the protein MNGTDRCDRREDRTDRDRSAARADGGRPLVAVVACGGTIASEPGDDGAAPEKSGADLVEAVPAVTDHARVTTREVCSQPGFDVRWKDVLATATAARDAVGEGPDDDSGDESDEGRADGVVVTHGTDTLADTAFALDLLTDLDAPVVVTGAQRRLDEPSSDVPANLALAVRAAADDRFAAGVHVAFDDELHAARDVVKGHSNALSTMTSPGAGPVATFTRAASRHLRTPERGVSVDPLADAVEDAAAVPEVPVIYSGTGVGAGALERALDAGVGGVVVEGTGLGNVTGALGDAIGEAVGSVPVVVAGRPPAGPTEPVYGTPGGAVTLAEHGVTFAGDLPAAKARVALALGLAAGLDRDGIEALFEPA from the coding sequence GTGAACGGAACCGATCGCTGCGACCGACGCGAGGACCGAACCGACCGAGACCGCTCCGCGGCGCGCGCCGACGGCGGCCGCCCGCTGGTGGCGGTCGTCGCCTGCGGCGGCACCATCGCCTCGGAGCCGGGCGACGACGGCGCGGCCCCCGAGAAGTCCGGGGCCGACCTCGTGGAGGCGGTGCCGGCCGTGACGGACCACGCCCGGGTGACGACCAGAGAGGTGTGCTCACAGCCCGGGTTCGACGTCCGCTGGAAGGACGTGCTCGCGACCGCGACCGCAGCACGCGACGCGGTCGGTGAGGGACCGGACGACGACAGCGGTGACGAGTCAGACGAGGGACGCGCGGACGGCGTCGTCGTCACGCACGGAACCGACACCCTCGCGGACACCGCGTTCGCGCTGGACCTGCTCACCGACCTCGACGCGCCGGTCGTCGTGACCGGGGCGCAGCGTCGCCTCGACGAGCCCTCCAGCGACGTGCCCGCGAACCTCGCGCTCGCGGTCCGGGCGGCCGCGGACGACCGGTTCGCAGCGGGCGTCCACGTCGCGTTCGACGACGAACTCCACGCCGCCCGCGACGTGGTGAAGGGCCACAGCAACGCGCTGTCGACGATGACGTCGCCGGGAGCGGGCCCGGTCGCGACGTTCACCCGGGCCGCCTCGCGACACCTTCGGACGCCCGAGCGCGGCGTCTCCGTCGACCCGCTCGCGGACGCGGTCGAGGACGCCGCGGCCGTGCCCGAGGTCCCCGTGATCTACTCCGGGACCGGCGTCGGCGCGGGCGCGCTCGAACGCGCGCTCGACGCGGGCGTCGGCGGGGTCGTCGTGGAGGGGACCGGGCTCGGGAACGTGACCGGCGCGCTCGGCGACGCGATCGGCGAGGCGGTCGGCTCCGTCCCGGTGGTCGTGGCGGGCCGTCCGCCGGCCGGACCGACGGAACCGGTGTACGGAACGCCGGGCGGAGCCGTCACGCTCGCCGAGCACGGGGTGACGTTCGCCGGGGACCTCCCGGCCGCGAAGGCGCGCGTCGCGCTCGCGCTCGGCCTCGCCGCCGGCCTCGACCGGGACGGGATCGAGGCGCTGTTCGAACCGGCGTAG
- a CDS encoding DUF255 domain-containing protein, whose protein sequence is MSDETRVEWRDWGPEAFAEADERDCPVLLSLSATWCEGCHEMDAVTYAEPRIAANVNEGFVPVRVDVDRHPRVRERYNMGGFPTTAFLTPEGKLLTGAGYLDVDGMRQVLESVREMWADKGGDAGRVPRALNADLPPRGDLTDGIESHLAGQLEAKYDDEYAGWGTDAKFPLPRTVEFALNRDRSRALRTLDAVRDHLADDVAGGFFRYAGTRDWGDVAYEKPLDTNAAVTRAFANAFLYTGDDAYLDPALDAVGFLTDDLWTGYGVGGSLGPGLGRAYYAAPAEDRADLDDPRRDLTVFAGGNALAADALLAVAAYTDDERAREYADRILDGLERDLIDAESGEVTHYRGSDEAGESDLLEDAARVVGAYVCAAGVRGEGVEVARAVADRAIDELRVDGSFVDGPRSGSGLLDRSFRPLDANVEMATALTDLAALTGEDRYREVARDTAEAFAGATERLSVQVAGYGSLAARLRRGTTVIAVGTDPGSDLHRAAWRVADHEKVVAPNAHEDDAPAPRSVPAGTAVVLAGEDASEPAETPDELMDRVGDVLA, encoded by the coding sequence ATGAGCGACGAGACTCGCGTCGAGTGGCGCGACTGGGGTCCCGAGGCGTTCGCCGAGGCGGACGAGCGCGACTGCCCGGTGCTGCTCTCGCTGTCGGCCACGTGGTGCGAGGGCTGTCACGAGATGGACGCCGTCACCTACGCCGAACCGCGGATCGCCGCCAACGTCAACGAGGGGTTCGTCCCCGTCCGCGTTGACGTCGACCGCCACCCGCGAGTCCGCGAGCGGTACAACATGGGCGGGTTCCCGACGACCGCCTTCCTCACGCCCGAGGGGAAACTGCTGACCGGCGCGGGGTACCTCGACGTCGACGGCATGCGGCAGGTCCTCGAATCGGTCCGGGAGATGTGGGCCGACAAGGGCGGGGACGCGGGCCGGGTCCCACGCGCGCTGAACGCCGACCTGCCGCCCCGCGGCGACCTGACCGACGGGATCGAGAGCCACCTCGCCGGCCAGTTGGAGGCGAAGTACGACGACGAGTACGCCGGCTGGGGCACCGACGCGAAGTTCCCGCTGCCGCGCACCGTCGAGTTCGCGCTGAATCGCGACCGGAGCCGAGCGCTGCGGACGCTCGACGCGGTCCGCGACCACCTCGCCGACGACGTGGCGGGCGGGTTCTTCCGCTACGCGGGCACCCGCGACTGGGGCGACGTCGCCTACGAGAAGCCGCTCGACACGAACGCCGCGGTGACCCGGGCGTTCGCCAACGCCTTCCTCTACACCGGCGACGACGCCTACCTCGACCCCGCGCTCGACGCTGTCGGCTTCCTCACCGACGACCTCTGGACCGGCTACGGCGTCGGCGGCAGCCTCGGCCCCGGACTCGGCCGGGCGTACTACGCGGCACCCGCCGAGGACCGCGCGGACTTGGACGACCCCCGCCGCGACCTCACCGTCTTCGCCGGCGGCAACGCGCTCGCCGCGGACGCGCTGCTCGCGGTGGCCGCTTACACCGACGACGAGCGCGCCCGCGAGTACGCCGACCGGATCCTCGACGGCCTCGAACGCGACCTGATCGACGCCGAGAGCGGCGAGGTGACCCACTACCGCGGCAGCGACGAGGCCGGCGAGTCGGACCTGCTGGAGGACGCCGCCCGCGTCGTCGGCGCGTACGTCTGCGCCGCCGGCGTGCGCGGCGAAGGGGTCGAAGTCGCCCGCGCGGTCGCGGACCGGGCTATCGACGAACTCCGCGTCGACGGCTCGTTCGTCGACGGGCCGCGCTCGGGGTCGGGGCTGCTCGACCGGTCGTTCCGGCCGCTCGACGCCAACGTGGAGATGGCGACGGCGCTGACCGATCTGGCGGCGCTCACGGGCGAGGACCGGTACCGCGAGGTCGCCCGCGACACGGCCGAGGCGTTCGCCGGCGCGACCGAGCGGCTCAGCGTTCAGGTGGCCGGCTACGGGAGCCTCGCCGCCCGGCTCCGCCGCGGAACGACGGTCATCGCGGTCGGGACCGATCCCGGCAGCGACCTCCACCGCGCCGCGTGGCGGGTCGCCGACCACGAGAAGGTGGTCGCGCCGAACGCCCACGAGGACGACGCGCCCGCGCCGCGGTCGGTCCCGGCGGGCACCGCGGTCGTCCTCGCGGGCGAAGACGCCTCCGAGCCGGCGGAAACGCCGGACGAGTTGATGGATCGCGTCGGCGACGTGCTGGCCTGA